In a single window of the Eleginops maclovinus isolate JMC-PN-2008 ecotype Puerto Natales chromosome 6, JC_Emac_rtc_rv5, whole genome shotgun sequence genome:
- the setd9 gene encoding SET domain-containing protein 9: MLRSALNRVQNKWKSYRHRFVPWVVLNLSKNEKTLRQVTDRSKDKLVSDQEVSASLLQLFRVLLRSHGTDHGELRGAQSHLLGEETTEQHPCKEDAMLRSLGFCIARKPSTLPFAGTGVFVTKGCVPKGATVAMYPGTVYQAYEPILLQSIRNPFVFRCIDGVLIDGNDKGISKMVFKSCSGRDRMGPFMMSDTSWLTSSPQNPLAVGQYVNNCSNEYPANVCYQEFDVPIKFPIKLRQYLPNVNYSTEAQRPLRCVVLVSLRDITAGEELFSNYFTIVR, translated from the coding sequence ATGTTAAGGAGTGCTTTAAACAGAGTTCAGAACAAATGGAAATCGTACCGACACCGGTTTGTACCTTGGGTTGTTCTGAACCTGTCTAAAAATGAGAAAACTCTGCGGCAGGTGACGGACCGCTCTAAAGACAAGCTGGTCTCAGATCAGGAAGTTTCAGCGAGCCTGCTACAGCTCTTCAGAGTCCTGCTCAGGAGTCATGGGACTGATCATGGGGAGCTCCGAGGGGCTCAATCTCATCTTCTCGGAGAGGAAACAACTGAACAACATCCGTGTAAAGAGGATGCCATGTTACGATCGCTAGGATTCTGCATTGCACGGAAACCCAGCACTTTACCCTTTGCAGGAACTGGCGTGTTTGTCACCAAAGGATGTGTACCCAAAGGAGCTACAGTGGCCATGTACCCTGGCACAGTTTACCAAGCCTATGAGCCAATTCTCCTGCAGTCCATCAGAAACCCATTTGTATTCAGGTGCATTGATGGGGTCCTGATTGATGGGAATGACAAAGGCATCTCCAAAATGGTGTTCAAGTCCTGCAGTGGCCGGGACAGAATGGGGCCCTTCATGATGAGTGACACCAGCTGGCTGACCTCCAGTCCACAAAACCCACTTGCTGTTGGACAGTATGTGAACAACTGCTCCAACGAGTATCCTGCTAACGTGTGCTACCAGGAGTTTGACGTGCCTATCAAATTTCCCATCAAGCTCCGCCAGTATCTGCCTAATGTCAACTACAGCACAGAAGCACAGAGGCCCCTACGCTGTGTTGTCCTTGTATCCCTCAGAGACATCACAGCAGGGGAGGAACTATTCTCCAACTACTTCACCATTGTGCGTTAG
- the eif4a2 gene encoding eukaryotic initiation factor 4A-II, producing the protein MSSDSADYNSSKERDHGGPDGMEPEGVIESNWNEITDNFDDMNLKETLLRGIYAYGFEKPSAIQQRAIMPCIKGYDVIAQAQSGTGKTATFAISILQQLDIELKETQALVLAPTRELAQQIQKVILALGDYMGAACHACIGGTNLRCEIQKLQAESPHIVVGTPGRVYDMLSRGHLSAKCIKMFVLDEADEMLSRGFKDQIYEIFQKQSTNIQVVLLSATMPAEVLEVTKKFMRDPIRILVKKEELTLEGIKQFYINVEREEWKLDTLCDLYETLTITQAVIFLNTRRKVDWLTEKMHARDFTVSALHGDMDQKERDVIMREFRSGSSRVLITTDLLARGIDVQQVSLVINYDLPTNRENYIHRIGRGGRFGRKGVAINFVTEEDKRILRDIETFYNTTVEEMPLNVADLI; encoded by the exons ATGTCTAGCGATTCTGCTGATTACAACAG TTCAAAAGAGAGAGACCATGGGGGACCAGATGGAATGGAGCCTGAGGGTGTCATCGAG AGCAACTGGAATGAGATTACAGACAACTTTgatgatatgaacctgaaagagACCCTTCTCAGGGGAATATATGCATATGGATTTGAAAAACCGTCTGCCATTCAACAAAGGGCGATCATGCCTTGCATCAAAG GCTATGATGTCATTGCCCAGGCCCAGTCGGGCACTGGCAAGACGGCCACGTTTGCCATCTCTATCTTGCAGCAACTGGACATTGAGCTGAAGGAGACTCAGGCTCTGGTGCTGGCTCCCACCAGAGAGCTGGCTCAGCAG ATCCAGAAAGTAATTCTGGCTCTGGGTGACTACATGGGTGCAGCATGTCATGCTTGCATCGGTGGGACCAATCTGCGTTGTGAAATCCAGAAGCTGCAGGCGGAGTCTCCTCACATTGTGGTGGGCACACCAGGACGAGTGTACGACATGCTCAGCAGGGGCCACCTCT CTGCAAAATGCATCAAGATGTTTGTTCTGGATGAAGCTGATGAGATGTTGAGCCGAGGTTTCAAAGACCAGATCTATGAGATCTTCCAGAAGCAGAGCACAAACATTCAA GTGGTCCTGCTCTCTGCCACCATGCCAGCAGAGGTGTTGGAGGTGACCAAGAAGTTCATGCGGGATCCTATCCGCATCCTGGTGAAGAAAGAAGAGCTTACCCTCGAGGGTATCAAGCAGTTCTACATAAATGTGGAGCGAGAG GAGTGGAAGCTGGACACCCTGTGTGATCTGTATGAAACACTGACCATCACCCAGGCAGTCATTTTCCTGAACACCAGGAGAAAAGTTGACTGGCTGACTGAGAAGATGCATGCTAGAGATTTCACCGTCTCTGCTCTG CATGGTGATATGGACCAAAAGGAGCGAGATGTCATTATGAGAGAATTCAGGTCTGGCTCAAGCAGAGTGTTGATCACGACTGATCTTCTG GCTCGTGGTATTGACGTCCAGCAGGTTTCCCTGGTCATTAATTATGACCTCCCTACAAACCGAGAGAACTACATCCATAG aattgGACGTGGTGGCCGTTTTGGCAGAAAAGGAGTTGCAATCAACTTCGTCACAGAGGAAGACAAGAGGATTCTTCGAGATATCGAGACGTTTTACAATACTACCGTGGAGGAGATGCCCTTGAATGTTGCCGACCTGATTTGA
- the b3gnt5b gene encoding lactosylceramide 1,3-N-acetyl-beta-D-glucosaminyltransferase B: MMFVNFRRIRKCQFVQLMTTCLVLSVVMVCWEQLDNSVVSHVKSYSYRYLVNSFTYINKSLTIPREQARSFSNFPYLLDHPDKCVGKDVLLLLFVKTSPENIERRNAIRSTWGNETYIQNALGVTVKVVFALGAPQARKDVPSWSKRFGFQEQLIKEDRLHGDLIQQDFLDSFHNLTLKLIMQFHWTHNHCAHARFLMTADDDIFVHMPNLVNYLQNVSSRGVTDFWIGRVHRGAPPIRSKDSKYYVSYEMYQWLSYPDYTAGAGYVVSRDVADKIYHATLTLNASLYIDDVFMGICANAVGVSPQEHVYFSGEGKAPYHMCIYDQMMTSHGHVEDIYNLWKVATDPQVKQKTSGLIGRLHCAAVKIALLCKPYHFNTYPCKAAFL; this comes from the coding sequence ATGATGTTTGTGAACTTCCGCCGGATACGAAAGTGCCAGTTTGTGCAGCTGATGACCACCTGCCTGGTGCTGTCAGTTGTGATGGTTTGCTGGGAGCAACTGGACAACAGCGTCGTCAGCCACGTCAAGTCCTACTCCTACCGCTACCTGGTCAACAGCTTCACCTACATCAACAAGAGCCTCACCATACCCCGGGAGCAGGCCAGAAGCTTCAGCAACTTCCCCTACCTGCTGGACCACCCTGATAAATGCGTCGGCAAGGatgttctcctgctcctcttcgtCAAGACCTCCCCAGAGAACATTGAGAGGCGGAACGCCATCAGATCAACCTGGGGTAATGAAACCTACATCCAGAATGCCCTGGGAGTGACAGTAAAGGTTGTGTTCGCCTTGGGAGCGCCTCAGGCAAGGAAAGATGTACCCTCATGGAGCAAGAGATTTGGCTTTCAGGAGCAGCTCATCAAGGAGGACCGTCTCCATGGTGATTTGATCCAACAGGACTTCTTAGACTCCTTCCACAACCTGACACTGAAGCTGATCATGCAGTTCCACTGGACTCATAACCACTGCGCTCACGCCCGCTTCCTCATGACTGCTGATGATGACATCTTCGTCCACATGCCAAACCTGGTGAACTACCTGCAGAACGTGAGCAGCAGAGGCGTCACAGACTTTTGGATTGGTCGAGTGCACAGAGGTGCACCGCCAATCCGCAGCAAAGACAGCAAGTACTACGTGTCCTATGAGATGTACCAGTGGTTGTCGTACCCTGACTACACAGCCGGGGCCGGGTATGTCGTCTCTAGGGACGTAGCGGACAAAATCTACCATGCCACACTGACCCTAAACGCCTCTCTTTACATAGACGATGTGTTCATGGGCATCTGTGCCAACGCTGTTGGCGTGTCACCGCAAGAGCACGTCTATTTCTCAGGTGAGGGCAAAGCACCCTATCACATGTGTATCTATGACCAGATGATGACCTCACATGGTCACGTGGAGGATATTTACAATCTGTGGAAGGTGGCGACAGACCCGCAGGTGAAGCAGAAGACCTCTGGACTCATAGGGAGGCTTCACTGCGCAGCCGTGAAAATAGCTCTCCTTTGTAAACCGTACCATTTCAACACTTACCCGTGCAAAGCAGCCTTTTTGTAG